The DNA segment GCGCCAGCCCCACCTGCGCTGGCCGGTGGAGCCAGATTTAGTACGCCATATCCGCGGTGCCCGGATACATCGCCTGACACGTCGCGCCAAGTATCTCCTGGTGTACACCGATACGGGCTGTGCCATCTGGCACCTGGGGATGTCCGGCAGCCTGCGTATGGTGGAGGCCGGCACTGAGCCTGAAAAACACGACCATATCGACTGGGGGCTCGACAGTGGCTGGTTACTGCGCTACCGGGACCCGCGCCGCTTTGGTGCGCTGCTGTGGACTTCCGGCGACCCCCTCACCCACAAACTGCTCAGAAACCTGGGTCCGGAGCCCCTCTCTGGCAAATTTAACGAGGACTATCTGTTCTCGGTCTCCCGCAAGCGCCGGCAGCCGGTGAAAACACTCATTATGGATGGGCATATTGTTGTGGGTGTCGGCAATATCTACGCCAGTGAATCCCTGTTTCTTGCCGGTATCCGCCCGGACCGGGAGGCGGGTTCTATCTCCAAGGCCCGCTATGGGCGCCTCGTGGAGGCGATCAAGCAGGTGTTGCAGCGGGCAATCACCCGGGGAGGAACTACCCTGAGGGACTTCATCGGGGGGGATGGAAAACCGGGTTACTTCGCCCAGGAACTCAATGTCTATGGCCGTGCGGGGGCGCCCTGCCCAACCTGCACCCGCCCCCTGAGCGACAGGGTTTTGGGGCAGCGCAACACTTTTTTCTGCACCCGTTGCCAGCGCTGACTGGCCAGCCCCTGCGCAGACAGCCGGGATCGGCAATACTACTATCAACAGGAGTGCCGGCTGCGGAGATAGCCCGTGGTAATGATGTTGCCTTTCCTCACGGTTCTGATAGCCATCTGGTTTCTATGGAAAGGCCGCCGGTGTGCGGTGATCGGCTGGTGGCTGGCGACCTTGCTGATTTATATCGCCTGGTGTGCTTATCACATGACCGAGGTATTGGGCCTCTCCTTCTAGGAGCGGTGGTGGTATGGCGTGTACAGTGCGAAGACTCGATACCCTGACCCTGCTGGCCGTCACCATCGCGTTGTGGTTTGCCATTGCCGTGGAGGTATTCCTGCACCAACTGCCCTGCCCCCTGTGCCTGCTGCAGCGTGTCGCATTTACTATGGTGGGTATCGGCCTGTTATTAAACTTGCGCTTCGGTGTGTGCCCCATGCACTACGGAGTGGTCATACTATCGAGCCTCGCCGGACTGGCTGTGGCTGCGCGTCAAGTACTGCTGCATATCCTGCCGGGTAATCCTGGCTTTGGCAGTCCTTTTCTCGGCCTGCACTTGTATACCTGGGCTGCTATTGCTTTCTTTGCCCTGTTGGCCTACAGCGGGACTGCTCTGATGCTGGCCTTTGCCCGGCAAAACGGTACCCCGCGCCGGTTCAGTTTCCCAGAGAAATGTGTCGCGACGGCGTTTTTCGCCATTGCTCTGATCAACCTGATCAGTACTGTTCTTGAGTGTGGCCCGGGCCCCTGCACCAGTCACTCCTTTGGTTATCACTGGTTCAGGCCCTGGCTCGGTGAATGAGCCCGGTAATCTAATCGGCTGTCGGGTTAACCGCCAGGTGCTTTCCCTTCCTATAATTTTTCTGTTGATGGTTGAAGTGTAAGTGGTGGGAAAATTGCTGTTTAACTATCAATGAGTGAGTTGATTTTTTATATCGAAAAAATCTGTACAGAATGTATTGCTGTGCTATCGATAGAAATCTCAAGTTCATACCGGTAAAGATTCTTCTCACCTGGGAAAGGGGAGATAACATGATACGTCTGGCCTGGGTTTTAGCGGGTTTTCTTTTGCTCTCCTGTGAGCGGGCAGACTCAGTGGGGGTATCAATATCTGCCCCAGCCGACCTGGTGATCAAAAATGCGCATATTTACACTGTGGACAGGGAGCGTTCCATCGCTTCGGCGATGGCTGTCCGGGGTGGACGCATTATCTACATTGGCAGTGGCCGGAAAGTAGAAAACCATATCGGACCACAAACGAAAATCGAAGACCTGCATGGAGGGTTTATTTTACCGGGATTCATACAGGGTATAACTATTCGGGGAGCAATCTCCGGTATCAATCTTTTCTCTGGAAACTCTATAGAGGATTATCGTCGTTCCGTGGAAAGATTCATCGCGGAAAATCCGAATCAACAGGTGATTGTTGGCATGGGTTGGCGTCCGCAGGTTTTTTCCTCACGCAGGCCCCATAAAGAGATGCTGGACCAGATCAACGACCTGATTCCGATCATCCTGTTTTCTGCCGATAGTGCCAGCATTTGGACAAATTCTGAGGGGCTGGCGGCTGCAGGTATCGATAACGATACAGAGAATCCCGAAGGTGGTTTGATTGTGAAGGATGAAGATGGCATGGCTGTCGGCTTACTGCAAGGGCGTGGTGCAACTGCACTTTTGCAGAAGTTGATACCGGAAGGCCACACCACAGACTATCGAGAAGCTATTTTGCGGGTCCAGAAACTGGTGCCAAGTCAGGGAGTGACAACGGTTTATGAAGTCGGGATACCCCCAAGGAGCGATAGGGAACAATTAGCGGATATGGACACCTTATCCGGGCTCAGTCCTTTGGATCTGCGACTAAGGACCGCATTTACCGTTTCTTCGGAAATTACCGAGGCACAGCTAAAGGAGTTGCAAGGGCTTGCAAAACACTATGCCAGTGAAGATTTCCAGATAGGCTCGGTGCGTGTTTCTGCACTGGAGCATCAGACAACTTCCACCGGCATGCACGCGGCTGTAAAGCCGGTAGAGATTGATAACATGACCCGATTGCTTCAGCGGGCAAACAGGCAAAGTTTCCCGGTACAACTGTATGCGGGAGATCGGGCCAGCACCGAGCGGGCCCTGTCGGTCCTGCTGCAGTTAGGGGCGATCGCGGAGTACCGAAATCAGCGCAACAGCATTCTGGGTGCCTCAATCACCAGTGTCGGGGAATTACAGCGGTTTGCACAGGACAACATTGTGGCGGTATTGCACCCTGGGCAGATTCCGTCAAAGCCTGTTCGCCCCGACAGGTCCGGGGCCGGGCGTTTTTTCCCCGAGGGGGTGACCCTGGTATCCGGCTATGCCTGGTTACCGGGCGGGCCGGACACGCCACTGGCCGGTATACAATCCGGCGTTCGGCGCAGAATTCCACTAGCAGCGATGATAGAAACCTTTACCATTAACGGCGCCTTTGCCAACGGCTTAGAAGCAGAAACCGGCAGCCTGGAGAAGGGCAAATGGGCGGACTTTATTGTGTTGGACCGCAATCTCTTCCGTATTCCTGTGCAGGAAATCCACAGGGCCCGTGTCCTGCGCACCTATTACAAGGGAAAGCTGGTCCACGACAGTGGCAGCGCCCACCACCCGCTTTTCCCGGCAGATAAAAATTGCCAGGAGGGCTCTCAAAGGACAACCAGAGGGTGTTAGTGCCCTTGGGCGCTGCCCTCCCGGCGGGGGTCAGCACCGCCATAGAGCTTGTTGTCTTTTAGCGCGATCGCGTGAAGGCCGCTGTTGAGGTTGCGCTCCACAACCCGGTGTCCACGCGCCTGCAGTTTCTCGACGGTATCCTCGCTGAAGAACCCCGGCTCCAGTTCCACACGCCGGCCGATAGCCGCGATGTTACCGGCGGCAATAGCGTCAGCGATGGGCATGTTCAGTCCCAGGTGATAGAGAATAGTGCGCGCAGTGTAGTCGATAATGCGGGAACCACCGGGCGAACCCACTAACAGGCGCATGCTGCCATCGGGGTTGAATACGATCGTAGGGGACATGGAAGAACGCGGCCGCTTGCGCGCCTGGATGCGGTTGGCCACCGACAGCCCGTCTGTATTTTTTGGGGTGAAGGAGAAGTCGGTCAACTGGTTATTCAGCAGGAACCCCTTCACAAACAGACGCGATCCAAACCCGGTTTCGATACTGGTGGTCATACTGACCCCGTCGCCGTAACGGTCGACAATAACCAGATGGCTGGTATTGGGCAGTTCCGGCGATTGCGACCTACCGCGCTTTGAGGGTTGGCCGGTGGGATTGCCGGGCTTGGCCACGGTGGCACTGTCCGGATCGATCAGCGCTGCGCGCCTTTTCAGGTAGTGGGTGGAGACCAACAGTGTACTGGGTACACTGACAAAATCGGGATCGGCGGCATAGGTGTTGCGGTCGGCAAATGCCAGCTCCGATGCCTCGACAAACAGGTGGGTAAGCTGATCGCCGCCGGCTTCCAGGTCTTGCAGTGGAAACGCCTGCAATACACCCAGGATACCGCCCATGGTGGCGCCGCCCGAGGAGGGTGCATCGGCACTGCAGACGCGGTACTGGAGAAATGGGAAGCACAGTGGCTGTCGTTCTTTTGCATGATATTTTGCCATATCCTCCAGGCTGAGCAGGCCCGGATTGATGGGGTCGTCCTGTACCGCCTGTACAATTGCCTCGGCGATCTCGCCCCGGTAAAAGGCATCGGCACCGCCCTTGGCGATGGTCCGCAGTGTTTGCGCGTACTCCGGATTTTTCAGCCGGTACCCTACCGGCAGTGGCTCGCCGTCACTATTGAAGAAGTAGTGGGTGATGGCGGGCCTGGCGGCCACCCTGGGTAATTTCAATAATAATTGGTGCAATCGCGGGGAAACCTCAAATCCGGATTCGGCCAACTGGATCGCCGGCTGGAACAGGGACGCCCAGGGCAATTTGCCGTCGTGCCGATGTGCCAGAGCCAGCATGCTGATCACGCCGGGCACACCCACGGAATAACCGCCGATCACTGCCTGCATAAAAGAGCGCGGTTTGCCATCGTGCATGAAATAGTGTTCGTTGACTGCTGCCGGTGCTGTCTCCCGCCCGTCGTAGTAGCGGAGTTTTTTCTGTTCGGCGTTGTAGCTGAGCATAAAGGCGCCGCCGCCGATGCCCGATGACTGCGGTTCCACCAGTCCCAATACCATCTGTGCGGCGATGGCTGCATCTACGGCGGTACCACCGCGCGCAAGGATCTGTTCAGCGGCGCGACTGGCGTAGGGGTTGGCGGTAACGGCCATATAGGTTCCGGCAGTAGCGGATTTGATGGCGCTGCGACCGGTATCAATTTCCGGTTGCGGCTCGTCGGCAATGGCCGAATTCAGAACAACGGCGAAGGCGAAGAGAAGGTGGCGCACGAGACACTCCGCGGACTGTGGAAAAACCCGCATGAGTGTATCAGAAATTCCCCTGAGTCCGGGTTAGCGGAATTTCTCCTCAAGCGCAGTCTGAACTGTTGGCGGAACAAATTTGGCCACATCCCCACCCAGAGAGGCAATTTCCCGGACCAGGGACGAGGAAATGTAGGATAAATGCTCTGCCGGGGTCAGAAACAGGCTTTCCATATTGGGCGCCAGCTGGCGGTTCATATTGGCCAGCTGGAACTCGTACTCGAAATCGGAAACGGCGCGCAGACCGCGCAATACACCGTAGGCATTGACCTGATGTACCAGATCGGCGAGCAGGATATCGAAACCGATCACTTCCACATTGGGCAGATGACCGAGTACCTGCTGAGAGAGTTCGACGCGCTCATCCAGGGTAAAAAGCGGATTCTTGCGACTGCTGGCGGCCACAGCGACGATGACCTGGTCAAACAGGCGGCAGGCCCGTTCAACGAGGTCCAAATGGCCGTTGGTAATGGGATCGAAAGTCCCGGGATAGACGACTTTTTTCATAGACCAAGGCTTAATACAGGCCGGACAGGGTGCGAATGGTAAACAATTTACGGCTAAGGCTCAAAAAGGAATACGCCTGGCGGGTGCGCCCCGCCCCTCTAGGGACCGGCAGAACAGGATGGCGCGCAGTGATATAGGCGCATACACACTTGCCCGGTGGCTTTCTCCCTGCCCAGTTGCCAGTGTGGTGGAATCGGGAGCGCGGTATTGCGTGGTGTCTCCACATAGACCAGCGCTTCTTGCGCGAGGTGGTTTTCCAGCGCATTGAAACTCTCCTGCCAGAGATTCCCGGCAAATGGTGGGTCGACAAAGACGATATCGTACTTTTTACTGGTGCCTGCCAGGAAATCGTGCGCACTGCAGTTATACACCTGGGCACCGAAAGCCCCTACTAATTGCAGTTGTTCTTTCAGGGTGCGCACTGCTTGTGTGTTCAACTCGACAAAGTCCACCGAGGTGGCGCCGCGGGACAGTGCCTCCAGCCCCAGGGCACCCGAGCCCGCGAACAGGTCCAGGCAGTGCGTGCCGGGCAGGTAACATTGCAACCAATTAAACAGGGTTTCGCGCAGCCGGTCGCCGGTGGGCCTCAGCCCCGCCACCGCAGCGAACTGCAACTTGCGCCCGCGCCACCGTCCACCGATGATGCGCAGCTGCGAGCGGGGTGGCGGGGCTGAACGGTGCGATGAATTTCTGGCCAAGGTCACTCTCTGCTGGGGGCTTAGCGATGCTAAGATTAGCGTCTTTCTGCAAGCGGTACATCCGGGTATAAGAATGATCTTTGATTTCCTGCGCAAAAAGAAAAAGGGCACACCCGAACAAGGCGAGCCCCGGGAGGGACATGCAGAGGCCATCGCTGTGCCCGAAGAGACATTGCCCGAGAAGCAACCGTCGGCAATAAAAGCCTCCCCTGCGTCCGGGAAAGCGCGCACCACAACCGGGCAGGAGGCCTGCGAGGAGGAGCGGAACAGGGCAACGGAGGAACCGGTTCCGGCGGAACCCCCGCCGTCTGTTGCCGTGGAGCCGGAAAGCGCCGCTTCCGCAGCCGCCACAGATACCTGCCCGTCTCCCGCACCGGAGCCCCGATCCAGTCCCACAGCCTCCCTGCAGGAAAAACCGGCTCCAATAGAAAAAGAGGGATTTTTTGCGCGTATTCGCCGGGGCCTCAGCCGCACCAGCAGCCAGTTTGCCGAAGGTATGGGCAACCTGTTTCTCGGCGCCAAGGAAATCGATGAAGATCTGCTGGAGGAGCTGGAAACCCAATTGCTGATGGCAGATGTGGGCGTCGAGGCCACCAGTGAGATTGTCGCGCGTCTTACCGAGCGGGTCTCCCGCCGCGAACTGGCCAATGGCGATGCACTCTACAAAGCACTGCAGCAGGAACTGTCCGAATTACTCGACAGCGTTGAAGCCCCCCTTGTGATAGATACCGGCAAAAAGCCCTATGTGATTCTGGTGGTCGGCGTCAACGGTGTTGGCAAAACCACCACGATAGGCAAGCTGGCACATCGCTTTCTCAACGAGGGCAGATCCGTCATGCTCGCCGCCGGCGACACCTTTCGCGCCGCTGCGGTGGAGCAGCTGCAAGCCTGGGGGCAGCGCCACCATGTGCCAGTGATTGCCCAGCACACCGGTGCAGACAGCGCCTCTGTTATATTCGATGCTGTGCAATCGGCTCAGGCCCGCGGTGTCGATGTGGTGATTGCAGATACCGCGGGGCGTCTGCACACTAAATCCAATCTTATGGAGGAACTGGCCAAGGTGCGTCGGGTGATGGGCAAGCTGGACCCCAGTGCTCCCCACGAGGTCCTGCTGGTGCTGGATGCCGGCACCGGCCAGAACGCCATCAACCAGGCCACCCAGTTCCGCCAGGCAGCGGGCGTTACCGGCCTGGTACTGACAAAACTGGACGGCACCGCCAAGGGCGGGGTGATCTTTGCCCTGGCGCGGCACTTCGGCATTCCCGTGCGCTTTATTGGGGTGGGCGAGCAGGCGGAAGACCTGCAGCCCTTCCGTGCCCGTGAATTTGTCTCGGCACTTTTTAGTGGCGATGCGGCTTGATTACCCGCCCCTGCAGGGAGTAGCAAAACCGTGATCACCTTTGACCATGTGAACAAGCGCTATGCATCGGGGCAGGATGCCCTGGCGCGGGTGAGCCTGGAAATCCCCCGCGGCGATATGGTATTTCTCACCGGGCATTCCGGTGCCGGTAAAAGTACCCTGCTCAGACTGCTCACCGCCATTGAGCGCCCCACCAAGGGTACAATTCTGGTGGCCGGGCAAAACCTCAACCGCCTGCGCAATCACCAAATCCCCTATTATCGACGAAATCTGGGGATTGTGTTCCAGAACCACCAATTGCTGTCCGATCGCAGCGTCTTCGACAATATCGCCCTGCCCCTGGCCGTCACCGGTTGTAACAGGCGCGAGGTGGGCCGCCGGGTGCGCGCCGCACTGGATAAAGTGGGGCTGCTGCACAAGGAAAAGCAGAACCCCATGGTACTCTCCGGGGGAGAGCAGCAGCGCGTGGGTATTGCCCGTGCTGTGGTAAATAAGCCGGCAATCCTGGTGGCGGACGAGCCCACCGGTAATCTGGACTCACAGCTCTCGCGGGAAATCATGCAGTTGTTTGCTGATTTCAATGCTGTGGGCGTCACTGTGCTGGTGGCCAGCCATGATCTGGAACTGGTCGCACAGATGTGCCAGCGGGTGCTGACTCTGCAGGAGGGCCAGTTGATTTACGACGGGGTTCCAAACCGTGAAGTACTCCCAACCTAGGGCGGCGCAGATACAGCGCCGCAACAAAGCCGCCACTGAAAAGCGCACACGCGGCTCTGGAGCCGTGGTTGCGCGCACCGGATTTGGCGACCTGTGGCGCAGCTGGCTCTGCCACCACCGCGAGATGGCGGTGGAATCCCTGCGCCGCTTCTTTGCCACACCCATGGCCAGCACTTTGACAGCTCTGGTGATTGCTATCGCCCTGGCACTGCCCGCTGCCTTGCAGCTGGGCTTGCTGAACTTTCAGCGTGCAGTGGCCGGCTGGGATGGACAGCCGCAAATCTCGGTGTTTCTGCACAAAGGGGCAAAAGAGGAGGCAGTGCGGTCTTATGCCGAAAAACTGCGCGAAAGCCCGGCCGTTGCCGAGGTAACTTATATCTCCCCGGAGGCGGCTTTAGCCGAGTTCGAGCGGGGCTCGGGGTTTGGTGAGGTGCTGGCAGGTCTCGACGCCAACCCGCTGCCGGCGGTGCTGCTGCTGCGTCCGCGAGATATACAGAATAGCGATAAGCTGCGGGCGCTGGTGGAAACCCTGAGCGCGCAGGCACTGACCGATTCCGTGGTGCTGGACCTGGCCTGGGTGCAACGCCTCACCCAACTGACCCAACTGGGGCAGCGTCTCTCTGCGGGGCTCGCAGTACTGTTGTCACTGGGGGTGATGCTGATCGTGATCAATACCATTCGCCTGCATATCGAGAACCGCCGCGAGGAGATACGGGTGGTGAAGCTGGTGGGCGGTACCAACGCCTTCGTGCGTCGCCCTTTCCTTTACAGCGGTCTCTGCTATGGTCTGGCCGGTGGCCTGCTGGCCTGGCTGTTGCTCCTCACCGGCGTGCTGCTGCTGTCGGGGCCGGTTGCCGGGCTGGCCTCCAGTTACGACAGCATCTACACCCTGGCCGGCCCCGGTCTCAGTTACCTCCTGGGGCTGACTGCCGGTGCCGCCCTGTTGGGATTGCTGGGTGCCTGGCTGGCAGCCAGCCGGCATATCCGAGCGATAGAACCGTGCTGACTTTTTGGTCAGATCAAGAAGCGTAAAGCCGCTCCGGCGCAGGGAACCTGTGGCGCCAGCCGCTTCTCTAATGATCCACAATACATCCGCATACGACGTGTGGCGGCGGGCTTTCTCATCCACCGGTGCAAATGCTACACTGGGCCCTGCTTGCCAGCGGATACCGTATCCGGCGGCAGCGGCCGGTAGGACCGGCCGACGAATAATGAGAGGAGAAATCTGAATGGCAACCAGCCTACAGCCAGTGCATACGCTGTCTCCGGGCGCCAACCTGGGGGCTTATATCCAGACGGTCAGTGGCTTTGACGTCCTGTCCGCAGAAGAGGAAAAGCGCCTGGCAGAAGACCTTTACTATCGGGAAAATCTCGATGCAGCGCGCCAGCTGGTGATGTCACACCTGCGTTTTGTCGTGCATATCGCCAAATCCTATTCCGGCTATGGCCTCAACCAGGCCGACCTGGTGCAGGAGGGCAATGTCGGACTGATGAAGGCCGTGAAGCGCTTTAACCCGGAAAAAGGGGTGCGCCTGGTGTCCTTTGCAGTCCACTGGATCAAGGCCGAAATCCATGAATTTATCCTGCGCAACTGGCGCATCGTAAAGATCGCTACCACCAAAGCGCAGCGCAAATTATTCTTCAACCTGCGCGGTCAGAAGAAGCGACTGGCCTGGCTCAGCAATGACGAAGCCAAAGCCGTGGCCAAGGACTTGAATGTGGACGTTGCCCAGGTGCATGAAATGGAAGGGCGCCTGGCCGCACACGATGCCGCCTTTGACGCCGGTGTCGATGACGACGATGACACTGCCTGGCAGGCGCCGGCGCACTATCTGGAGGACCGCAGTTTCGATCCGGCGGCCCAACTGGAGCGCGACAACTGGCAGGCCACCAACCTCACCAGCCTGAACAGTGCCATGGCGCGGCTGGATGAGCGCAGCCGCGATATTCTCCAGGCGCGCTGGCTGAGCGAGGAAAAGTCCACTCTGCACGATTTGGCAGAGAAGTACGGTGTTTCCGCCGAGCGTATCCGCCAACTGGAAAAGAACGCTATGAAAAAAGTGCGCACAGCAATGGAGGCCTGACCCCACGCATTGACTGTTGGATGGAAAACCGCGCTGTAGCGCGGTTTTTTTGTTCGCGCAATTATCCCTCTCCCCAGCCTTTGGGGGAGGGCAATCGTGAGGAGACAGGTGATGGCCAAACTGTACCTTTTGCTCGCTGCCCTGTTTGGTGCCAGTGGCGTTGCACTTGGCGCATTTGCGGCGCACGGGCTGCGCGACAAGGTAGCGGAAAGCCTACTGGAGGCCTTTAAGACCGGGGTGCAGTACCAGATGGTCCACACCCTGGCCCTGTTCGGCGTTGCACTGCTGATACAGAGCCGGGGCGAGCGCTTGTCGCTGTCACTGAGTGGCGCGCTTTTTGTCGCTGGCATGGTGTTTTTTTCCGGCAGTCTGTATGCGCTCACCCTTGGCGGACCGCGCTGGCTGGGGCCGGTAACCCCGCTTGGGGGCGTGCTGATGATTGCCGGCTGGATAGCACTTTTTGTCGCTGCCGTTAACTTTTCCAGATAGTTCCCGGCGGCTGCCCGCACTGTAAGCTGCCGATGGCCCGCCCCGGTCAGTGAATATCGTTTTGCATCAGAGGTTGTGAATCATGCAAGAGGCATTCGCGGAAGTGTTTCCTTACCGCACTGAGTACAAAAAAAAGTCCATTCGCAGCTATGTGATGCGTGCAGGGCGTATTACAGAGGGGCAGCGCCGGGCTTTTGATACTTACTGGAGTCAGTATGGGCTGTCCCTGTTCGATGGACCACTCAATGTCCGTGCGGTTTTTGGCCGCGAGGCCCCGCTGGTTCTGGAGATCGGCTTTGGTATGGGAGATTCCCTGCTGGCGATGGCGCAGGCGGAGCCGGAAAAGGATTTTATCGGCATTGAAGTACACCCGCCCGGCGTTGGAAGGTTGATCAACAACGCCGGCAAGACCGGGGTAAAGAATCTGCGCGTGTATATGGCCGATGCCCTGGAC comes from the Microbulbifer sp. MI-G genome and includes:
- the coaD gene encoding pantetheine-phosphate adenylyltransferase; protein product: MKKVVYPGTFDPITNGHLDLVERACRLFDQVIVAVAASSRKNPLFTLDERVELSQQVLGHLPNVEVIGFDILLADLVHQVNAYGVLRGLRAVSDFEYEFQLANMNRQLAPNMESLFLTPAEHLSYISSSLVREIASLGGDVAKFVPPTVQTALEEKFR
- the ftsE gene encoding cell division ATP-binding protein FtsE — its product is MITFDHVNKRYASGQDALARVSLEIPRGDMVFLTGHSGAGKSTLLRLLTAIERPTKGTILVAGQNLNRLRNHQIPYYRRNLGIVFQNHQLLSDRSVFDNIALPLAVTGCNRREVGRRVRAALDKVGLLHKEKQNPMVLSGGEQQRVGIARAVVNKPAILVADEPTGNLDSQLSREIMQLFADFNAVGVTVLVASHDLELVAQMCQRVLTLQEGQLIYDGVPNREVLPT
- the rsmD gene encoding 16S rRNA (guanine(966)-N(2))-methyltransferase RsmD yields the protein MTLARNSSHRSAPPPRSQLRIIGGRWRGRKLQFAAVAGLRPTGDRLRETLFNWLQCYLPGTHCLDLFAGSGALGLEALSRGATSVDFVELNTQAVRTLKEQLQLVGAFGAQVYNCSAHDFLAGTSKKYDIVFVDPPFAGNLWQESFNALENHLAQEALVYVETPRNTALPIPPHWQLGREKATGQVCMRLYHCAPSCSAGP
- the ftsX gene encoding permease-like cell division protein FtsX, with amino-acid sequence MKYSQPRAAQIQRRNKAATEKRTRGSGAVVARTGFGDLWRSWLCHHREMAVESLRRFFATPMASTLTALVIAIALALPAALQLGLLNFQRAVAGWDGQPQISVFLHKGAKEEAVRSYAEKLRESPAVAEVTYISPEAALAEFERGSGFGEVLAGLDANPLPAVLLLRPRDIQNSDKLRALVETLSAQALTDSVVLDLAWVQRLTQLTQLGQRLSAGLAVLLSLGVMLIVINTIRLHIENRREEIRVVKLVGGTNAFVRRPFLYSGLCYGLAGGLLAWLLLLTGVLLLSGPVAGLASSYDSIYTLAGPGLSYLLGLTAGAALLGLLGAWLAASRHIRAIEPC
- the rpoH gene encoding RNA polymerase sigma factor RpoH; its protein translation is MATSLQPVHTLSPGANLGAYIQTVSGFDVLSAEEEKRLAEDLYYRENLDAARQLVMSHLRFVVHIAKSYSGYGLNQADLVQEGNVGLMKAVKRFNPEKGVRLVSFAVHWIKAEIHEFILRNWRIVKIATTKAQRKLFFNLRGQKKRLAWLSNDEAKAVAKDLNVDVAQVHEMEGRLAAHDAAFDAGVDDDDDTAWQAPAHYLEDRSFDPAAQLERDNWQATNLTSLNSAMARLDERSRDILQARWLSEEKSTLHDLAEKYGVSAERIRQLEKNAMKKVRTAMEA
- the mutM gene encoding bifunctional DNA-formamidopyrimidine glycosylase/DNA-(apurinic or apyrimidinic site) lyase, which encodes MPELPEVETTRLGLQSHLEGRRIRSAKVRQPHLRWPVEPDLVRHIRGARIHRLTRRAKYLLVYTDTGCAIWHLGMSGSLRMVEAGTEPEKHDHIDWGLDSGWLLRYRDPRRFGALLWTSGDPLTHKLLRNLGPEPLSGKFNEDYLFSVSRKRRQPVKTLIMDGHIVVGVGNIYASESLFLAGIRPDREAGSISKARYGRLVEAIKQVLQRAITRGGTTLRDFIGGDGKPGYFAQELNVYGRAGAPCPTCTRPLSDRVLGQRNTFFCTRCQR
- the ftsY gene encoding signal recognition particle-docking protein FtsY, which produces MEPESAASAAATDTCPSPAPEPRSSPTASLQEKPAPIEKEGFFARIRRGLSRTSSQFAEGMGNLFLGAKEIDEDLLEELETQLLMADVGVEATSEIVARLTERVSRRELANGDALYKALQQELSELLDSVEAPLVIDTGKKPYVILVVGVNGVGKTTTIGKLAHRFLNEGRSVMLAAGDTFRAAAVEQLQAWGQRHHVPVIAQHTGADSASVIFDAVQSAQARGVDVVIADTAGRLHTKSNLMEELAKVRRVMGKLDPSAPHEVLLVLDAGTGQNAINQATQFRQAAGVTGLVLTKLDGTAKGGVIFALARHFGIPVRFIGVGEQAEDLQPFRAREFVSALFSGDAA
- a CDS encoding DUF5993 family protein is translated as MMLPFLTVLIAIWFLWKGRRCAVIGWWLATLLIYIAWCAYHMTEVLGLSF
- a CDS encoding disulfide bond formation protein B, with translation MACTVRRLDTLTLLAVTIALWFAIAVEVFLHQLPCPLCLLQRVAFTMVGIGLLLNLRFGVCPMHYGVVILSSLAGLAVAARQVLLHILPGNPGFGSPFLGLHLYTWAAIAFFALLAYSGTALMLAFARQNGTPRRFSFPEKCVATAFFAIALINLISTVLECGPGPCTSHSFGYHWFRPWLGE
- a CDS encoding DUF423 domain-containing protein, whose translation is MAKLYLLLAALFGASGVALGAFAAHGLRDKVAESLLEAFKTGVQYQMVHTLALFGVALLIQSRGERLSLSLSGALFVAGMVFFSGSLYALTLGGPRWLGPVTPLGGVLMIAGWIALFVAAVNFSR
- the ggt gene encoding gamma-glutamyltransferase, translating into MRHLLFAFAVVLNSAIADEPQPEIDTGRSAIKSATAGTYMAVTANPYASRAAEQILARGGTAVDAAIAAQMVLGLVEPQSSGIGGGAFMLSYNAEQKKLRYYDGRETAPAAVNEHYFMHDGKPRSFMQAVIGGYSVGVPGVISMLALAHRHDGKLPWASLFQPAIQLAESGFEVSPRLHQLLLKLPRVAARPAITHYFFNSDGEPLPVGYRLKNPEYAQTLRTIAKGGADAFYRGEIAEAIVQAVQDDPINPGLLSLEDMAKYHAKERQPLCFPFLQYRVCSADAPSSGGATMGGILGVLQAFPLQDLEAGGDQLTHLFVEASELAFADRNTYAADPDFVSVPSTLLVSTHYLKRRAALIDPDSATVAKPGNPTGQPSKRGRSQSPELPNTSHLVIVDRYGDGVSMTTSIETGFGSRLFVKGFLLNNQLTDFSFTPKNTDGLSVANRIQARKRPRSSMSPTIVFNPDGSMRLLVGSPGGSRIIDYTARTILYHLGLNMPIADAIAAGNIAAIGRRVELEPGFFSEDTVEKLQARGHRVVERNLNSGLHAIALKDNKLYGGADPRREGSAQGH
- a CDS encoding amidohydrolase, yielding MIRLAWVLAGFLLLSCERADSVGVSISAPADLVIKNAHIYTVDRERSIASAMAVRGGRIIYIGSGRKVENHIGPQTKIEDLHGGFILPGFIQGITIRGAISGINLFSGNSIEDYRRSVERFIAENPNQQVIVGMGWRPQVFSSRRPHKEMLDQINDLIPIILFSADSASIWTNSEGLAAAGIDNDTENPEGGLIVKDEDGMAVGLLQGRGATALLQKLIPEGHTTDYREAILRVQKLVPSQGVTTVYEVGIPPRSDREQLADMDTLSGLSPLDLRLRTAFTVSSEITEAQLKELQGLAKHYASEDFQIGSVRVSALEHQTTSTGMHAAVKPVEIDNMTRLLQRANRQSFPVQLYAGDRASTERALSVLLQLGAIAEYRNQRNSILGASITSVGELQRFAQDNIVAVLHPGQIPSKPVRPDRSGAGRFFPEGVTLVSGYAWLPGGPDTPLAGIQSGVRRRIPLAAMIETFTINGAFANGLEAETGSLEKGKWADFIVLDRNLFRIPVQEIHRARVLRTYYKGKLVHDSGSAHHPLFPADKNCQEGSQRTTRGC